One part of the Buchnera aphidicola (Ceratovacuna keduensis) genome encodes these proteins:
- the iscU gene encoding Fe-S cluster assembly scaffold IscU gives MSYSKKVLDHYENPRNVGSFSTKKKNVGTSLVGAPACGDVMKLQIKVNKKGIIEDACFKTYGCGSAIASSSLMTEWIKGKTLSQAKKIKNTKIVKELSLPPVKIHCSILAEEAIKNAISDYNKKQKK, from the coding sequence ATGTCTTATAGTAAAAAAGTTCTTGATCATTATGAAAATCCAAGAAATGTAGGTTCTTTCTCTACTAAAAAAAAAAATGTTGGAACTAGTTTGGTAGGAGCTCCAGCATGTGGAGATGTAATGAAACTTCAAATAAAAGTAAATAAAAAAGGAATTATAGAAGATGCATGCTTTAAAACATATGGATGTGGATCTGCTATTGCATCAAGTTCTTTAATGACCGAATGGATAAAAGGAAAAACTTTAAGTCAAGCTAAAAAAATAAAAAATACAAAAATAGTAAAAGAACTAAGTTTACCTCCAGTAAAAATACATTGTTCTATATTAGCAGAAGAAGCAATAAAAAATGCAATATCAGATTATAATAAAAAACAAAAAAAATAA